The DNA segment AATAACAAAAAATAGGGCTTTAATAACTTGTGTTGCTTTTTTTGCTCTTGGCAAAGAGAAGATTTTACTGCCGCCTGTGGCTTTAATAAATAGTTACTAGTATCTAACTGCGCTAGTTTTTCTTTAATGTCGGCATACCTAAAGTGCGTAAATAACACCGGTAGCACAGCGTATTCTTTTAATAACTGTAAAGCCTTTACCAAGTTTGCAGAAAACATTTTTCTAAGCTCTGCACCTAATCTTTCTTTAGAAATTTTTTTTAACAAAACCGCTTGTTGTAAAATCGCCTTTTTGGTTTGTTCTTCTATGGAAAAGTTTAACTCTACACAAAAGCGAAGGGCTCGCATTACGCGTAAATGGTCTTCTGCAAAGCGTGTAGTAGCTAAACCAACGCTTTTAATTGTTTGATTTTGTAAATCGTCTTGCCCTTGATGAAAATCTAATATTTCTTGTGTGTGTAAATTATAAAATAAAGCATTAATGCTAAAATCTCGTCTAGCTGCATCGTCTGTAATGCTTCCTGCACTCACCTCCACAGGCCTTCTTCCATCGGCATAAGGGCCATCTTTGCGAAAACTACTTAATTCGATGGAAAAATTTTTATAAGGCAAAATAAACACTCCAAAAGGAAGGCCTATGCTTATGGCTTTAGGAAAAAGCTTTAGCAAGCTATTGGTGCTGGCGTCGGTAACCATGTCAAAGTCGCGGGGTTCTCTTTGTAAAAGAAAATCCCTAACACAGCCTCCAACAACAAAAGCAGAAAAGCCGTTATCCTTTAAAACACTAGCCACTTCTAAAACTTTTTTCCATGGAGGATAATTTTTAAAGCGAATATGCATAATTTTATACTGTAGGACTTTGACAATTTAGGCAACTCTAGTAACTATAAGACAGCTAACAAAAACCCAAGTATTATAAGGAGCCTTTATGCCTTTTACCATTGCCCCCCTACCTTTTGAAAAAACTGCACTAGAACCACACATTTCTTCAGAAACTTTAGATTACCACTACGACAAACATCACCAAGCCTATTTAACTAAGTTAAATGCTGCCGTTAAAGGCACCGATTTAGAAAATAAATCCTTAGAAGATTTAATTGCCAGCCAAACGGGTGGAATTTTTAACAACGCCGCCCAAGTATGGAACCATAGTTTTTATTGGAATTGCTTAAGCCCTCAAGGGGGAGGAGCAGCTTCTGGAAAAATCAAAGATTTAATAGAAAAAAAATGGAGCTCGTGGGAAAAGTTTAAAGAAGCTTTTAGCACCGCTTGTGCTACTAATTTTGGATCGGGCTGGACATGGTTGGTACAAAATGCCGACGGAAATATAGATATTGTTTCCACTAGTAATGCGGGTTGCCCGTTAACAAACAAACAAACTCCTTTATTAACTTGTGATGTATGGGAGCACGCCTATTATGTGGATTACCGCAACGCTCGTCCAAAATATATCGAAGCCTTTTGGAATATAGTAAACTGGGACTTTGTAAATAGTAACCTAAAATAAACAGTATTTTTAAAGCAACCCATGAAAAAAAGCCTGAGTGTATTTTCTTACCCCGACGACGAAGGCATTAAAATTAATGGTGGGCGGCTTGGCGCTCACCTTGCCCCTGCAGTGATTTGCCAATTGCTACAAAAAAGTAAAAAAGATTTTTGGCCATCTAATATTTCTTTAGTAGATGAAGGAAGTTTAAATATTAAAGATCTTAGTTTAGAAAACAAACATGATGCAGCCATAAAAAAAGCATCTAGCTTAGTTAAAAATCACGATTATAATATTTTTTTAGGAGGTGGTCATGATTATGCCTACCCCGACGGTATTGCATTTTTAAAATATTGCAAACAACAAGAACCTTCTACACATAAACCTTTACATAAACCTTTAATTATAAATATTGATGCACACTTAGATGTTCGACCAACCGATAAAGGCTTTAATAGTGGAACACCATTTTACCGATTACTTTCCAAACATCACAGTGAGTTTTCTTTTTGGGAAATAGGAATTCAAAAACCCTGCAATACTCAAGAGCATTGGCAATGGTGTTTAGCCCACAAAGGAAATATTATTAGTAACGACGAATTATTACTACACTCCCCCTCTTGGGCAAAATATGTAATAAACAAATTGCCACTGGATGCTGATAAAAAACAACCCGTGTATTTAAGTATTGATATCGATGCCTTTTCTTCTAGCTACGCCATGGGATGTAGCCAATCTTGGCCTTTAGGAATTCTTCCTCACGAATTTTTTGTATTTTTACATTTATTAATGCAAAATAGTCATGTTAAAGTTATGGGGATTTATGAAGTATCCCCTCCACTGGATCAAGATAATCGAACTAGCAAACTGGCCCTACAAATTATTCATCACTACGCTCAAGGTTTAACGCAATAACAAAAATAGAATTAAACAAAGGCTTACTTAATGGAAAAAATACAAGCAGTTAGAGGAACAAAGGATTTATTTCCCTTAGAACAAAGTGTTCATCGCTATATTATAGAAACCGCTTTGCACACGGCTAAACTTTATAATTTTAAAGAAGTAAGCACTCCTATTATGGAGTTTAGCCAAGTTTTTAAAAGAA comes from the Pseudobdellovibrionaceae bacterium genome and includes:
- a CDS encoding CCA tRNA nucleotidyltransferase — its product is MHIRFKNYPPWKKVLEVASVLKDNGFSAFVVGGCVRDFLLQREPRDFDMVTDASTNSLLKLFPKAISIGLPFGVFILPYKNFSIELSSFRKDGPYADGRRPVEVSAGSITDDAARRDFSINALFYNLHTQEILDFHQGQDDLQNQTIKSVGLATTRFAEDHLRVMRALRFCVELNFSIEEQTKKAILQQAVLLKKISKERLGAELRKMFSANLVKALQLLKEYAVLPVLFTHFRYADIKEKLAQLDTSNYLLKPQAAVKSSLCQEQKKQHKLLKPYFLL
- a CDS encoding superoxide dismutase [Fe] (SodB; iron binding; present under aerobic and anaerobic conditions; destroys free radicals) — its product is MPFTIAPLPFEKTALEPHISSETLDYHYDKHHQAYLTKLNAAVKGTDLENKSLEDLIASQTGGIFNNAAQVWNHSFYWNCLSPQGGGAASGKIKDLIEKKWSSWEKFKEAFSTACATNFGSGWTWLVQNADGNIDIVSTSNAGCPLTNKQTPLLTCDVWEHAYYVDYRNARPKYIEAFWNIVNWDFVNSNLK
- a CDS encoding formimidoylglutamase, which produces MKKSLSVFSYPDDEGIKINGGRLGAHLAPAVICQLLQKSKKDFWPSNISLVDEGSLNIKDLSLENKHDAAIKKASSLVKNHDYNIFLGGGHDYAYPDGIAFLKYCKQQEPSTHKPLHKPLIINIDAHLDVRPTDKGFNSGTPFYRLLSKHHSEFSFWEIGIQKPCNTQEHWQWCLAHKGNIISNDELLLHSPSWAKYVINKLPLDADKKQPVYLSIDIDAFSSSYAMGCSQSWPLGILPHEFFVFLHLLMQNSHVKVMGIYEVSPPLDQDNRTSKLALQIIHHYAQGLTQ